Proteins from one Cicer arietinum cultivar CDC Frontier isolate Library 1 chromosome 3, Cicar.CDCFrontier_v2.0, whole genome shotgun sequence genomic window:
- the LOC101513251 gene encoding uncharacterized protein, with translation MKGFVLVDLPPYIQNMEDGEELYFDLNLSYPPSPTDVHMASPPTVPVDEDVLPPPDFSQQISPAANFEKPAQLLPEVTGVFSSLDSFFTTTTHHCSKDKAGSSQNKSSNVNDHPKDSIPSKRTEENQKQMRLLKLIRKDQKKILHCFTHFQTSLVQFGLILEWVTKHLVPTIAPGDHPLELPAQPSSDVPSPSSSSDEPSSSD, from the coding sequence ATGAAAGGGTTTGTTTTAGTTGATCTACCACCTTATATTCAAAATATGGAAGATGGCGAGGAGTTATATTTTGATCTCAATTTATCTTATCCTCCCTCTCCTACAGATGTGCATATGGCTTCTCCTCCAACTGTGCCAGTGGATGAAGATGTGCTCCCACCACCAGATTTTTCGCAACAAATTTCTCCTGCTGCAAACTTTGAAAAACCTGCCCAACTTCTCCCTGAGGTCACAGGTGTGTTCAGTTCCCTTGACTCTTTTTTTACTACAACTACTCATCACTGTTCTAAGGACAAAGCTGGGAGCTCTCAAAATAAGAGTTCAAACGTTAATGATCACCCTAAGGACTCGATTCCTAGCAAGAGGACTGAGGAAAATCAGAAGCAGATGAGACTTCTCAAATTAATTAGGAAAGACCAGAAGAAAATCCTTCACTGCTTCACTCACTTTCAGACCTCTTTGGTTCAATTTGGtctcattcttgaatgggttaccaaacacttggtCCCCACTATTGCTCCTGGAGATCATCCTCTTGAGCTACCAGCCCAGCCATCCTCTGATGTTCCATCTCCTTCATCCTCATCAGATGAACCATCCTCATCAGACTAA
- the LOC101513464 gene encoding omega-3 fatty acid desaturase, chloroplastic-like encodes MATWVLSECGLKPLAPVFPKPKTGIVSSHHSKVRFLGTNKGLGVSDLKFQSKSIQSCSFEKSKWSLNVSAPLRVDSIEQEVPEFDPGSPPPFSLADIRAAIPKHCWVKDSWKSMSYVLRDIVIVFGLAAAAAYLNNWMVWPLYWAAQGTMFWALFVLGHDCGHGSFSNDLNLNSVVGHILHSSILVPYNGWRISHRTHHQNHGHVENDESWQPLTEKLFKSLDSMTRSLRFTAPFPLLAYPVYLWSRSPGKTGTHFHPSSDLFVPSEKKDILTSTACWTAMVALLVGLGFVMGPIPVLMLYGVPYVIFVMWLDFVTYLHHHGHEDKLPWYRGKEWSYLRGGLTTIDRDYGWINNIHHDIGTHVVHHLFPQIPHYHLVEATEAARPVFGKYYKEPKKSAPLPFHLVGEFIRSLKRDHFVSDTGDVVYYQTDPELSDSSKSE; translated from the exons ATGGCAACTTGGGTTTTATCAGAATGTGGTTTAAAGCCACTTGCTCCAGTTTTTCCGAAACCAAAAACTGGAATTGTTTCATCACACCATTCAAAGGTTAGATTTTTAGGCACAAACAAAGGATTGGGAGTATCAGatctaaaatttcaatcaaaaagCATACAAAGTTGTAGTTTTGAGAAAAGTAAATGGAGTTTGAATGTGAGTGCTCCTTTGAGGGTTGATTCAATTGAACAGGAAGTTCCAGAGTTTGACCCTGGTTCACCACCACCATTCAGTTTGGCTGATATAAGAGCAGCAATTCCAAAACATTGTTGGGTGAAAGATTCTTGGAAGTCAATGAGTTATGTTTTGAGAGatattgttattgtttttgGATTGGCTGCTGCTGCTGCTTATCTTAATAATTGGATGGTTTGGCCTCTTTATTGGGCTGCTCAAGGAACCATGTTTTGGGCCCTTTTTGTTCTTGGTCATGATTG TGGTCATGGAAGCTTTTCAAATGATCTTAATCTTAACAGTGTGGTTGGACACATCTTACATTCTTCTATTCTTGTTCCCTATAATGGATG GAGAATCAGTCATAGGACTCATCACCAAAATCATGGCCATGTTGAGAATGACGAATCTTGGCAACCT TTGacagaaaaattatttaagagcTTGGATTCTATGACACGTTCTTTAAGATTTACAGCCCCTTTTCCATTGCTTGCATATCCTGTTTACCTT TGGAGCAGGAGTCCTGGGAAGACTGGTACTCATTTCCACCCAAGCAGTGATTTGTTTGTTCCAAGTGAGAAAAAAGATATTCTCACTTCTACAGCTTGTTGGACTGCTATGGTGGCATTGCTTGTTGGATTGGGATTTGTTATGGGTCCAATTCCAGTACTTATGCTTTATGGAGTTCCCTATGTT ATCTTTGTGATGTGGTTGGATTTTGTGACTTACTTGCACCATCATGGTCATGAAGATAAATTACCTTGGTATCGTGGAAAG GAATGGAGCTATCTTAGGGGTGGTCTTACTACTATTGATCGCGATTATGGATGGATTAATAACATTCACCATGACATTGGAACTCATGTCGTTCATCACCTCTTTCCTCAAATTCCCCACTACCACTTAGTTGAAGCC ACTGAGGCAGCTAGGCCTGTGTTTGGAAAATATTACAAAGAGCCAAAGAAATCAGCACCTCTTCCCTTTCACCTTGTTGGGGAATTTATAAGGAGCTTAAAGAGAGACCATTTTGTTAGTGACACTGGTGATGTTGTGTATTACCAAACAGACCCTGAACTTAGTGACTCTTCTAAAtcagaataa